CAAATCGCTGCAACCGCTCCATACCTGCCATGTCGCGACACTGCTGCATCAACATTGATTTTGAACATCCCGTCCGGTGGCGGAATCCAGTGCCAAGGACTAGTAACTGATCTTGGGGGCTTGATTGCACTAGCTGGTTGTAGTACCTTAATCTCCGAAAGGTATGAGGCAACAAAACCATGGATGGAATAAGGACTCTGAAATATTGATTCGTGTATCGCCTTCCTCCGAGCACTCCAGATTGCCCACAGAGTTACTACCATAGTAGTGAACTCATCCCCTGACATACTATCATGCATGATAAACAACCAAGACTTCGCATCAGATTCTTCGGTACATAACATGTGCTGCACCATCTCTTCTTTTGCTAGGGCCCAAACACATCTAGACATGTTGCATTGCATCAAAGAATGGCGCCAGCTATCTTCAGCTCCACACATACTACACACACTGGTAGTGGCCATATTCCTGTGGTTCAAAACGTCTCCAGTCGGCAACGATTGTTTCGCCAACCTCCAAAGAAAAACTTTCAGTTTTGAAGGAACACGTAGATGCCAAAGCGAAGACCAAGCTTTCCCTTCTGCATCGGTACTAGACCTCCCTGCATTTTCTTCTAGCCAGCCTTCTCTGGACAACTTTGTATTGATTATCATACGGTAACAGGACCGAATTGAAAAGATCCCTCTTCTGTCCTCATGCCAAGCCCAAAAATCCTCAATCTGCCGGGTACATAGTGGAATTTGCAGGATCAACTCAGCATCATATGCTGTAAATACCGAGCGGACTAGCTCGACATTCCATGTTGCCGTTGTGGCATCAATGAGCTCCGAGACCATCGTCGGTGGTTCCTGAATTAGCGACTGAATCGGCCGCTTCAAACCTGTCCTCGGTATCCAGTTTGTTGTCCACACATTTGTAGATTTACCATCTCCAATCCTCCTGATCAGCCCCTGCCTGAGGATCTCTCTGCCATCAAGAAGTGATCGCCAAATCCGTGAAGGATGAGGCCCAAGTTCAGCATCCAAAAACGAGCAGAAAGGGAAGTAGACTGCCTTGAGAATTCTTGAGCTAAGCGTTAACGGATCTTCTAACATCCTCCAAGCTTGGCGGGAGAGCAATGCTAGGTTGAACGCCTCTATATCTCTGAATCCCATGCCCCCAAGACTTTTCGGTATTGTCATCTCTTCCCACGATACCCAGCTGGGTTTCCGTTTTCCACGCTTACTGCCCCACCAAAACTGACGGATGATCGAAGTAATGCTGTCACATAGGCCCCTCAGCAGTCTGAAACAAGCCATAGAGAAAACAGGGATAGCTTGAGCTACACTCTTAATCAAGACTTCTTTTCCGGCCACTGATAATAACTTCTCCATCCACCCTCTAACTTTCTCCCAAACTCTGTCCCTGAGATATCTGAAAGTTCCACTTACTGATTGGCCAACATCTGTAGGCAGTCCCAGATATTTGTCACTGAGGGATTCATTGTGTACATTCAAGGAGTTCATAATACCTTCTTTCATTACTTGAGGACAGCCCATGCTAAAAAATATTGATGATTTCTCATTATTGATTCTCTGCCCCGAGGCGGCACAATAGACATTAAGCAGGTTTGATACTTCATTAGCACCCTCAATACTCGATTTGAAGAGCAACATGCTGTCATCTGCGAACAAAAGATGGTTTACTGCCGGAGCCGTAGGTGCCACCTTAATGCCTTGAAGAGCTGATGACTGAGAACGAGATTtcaaaaggcacgaaaggccctctgctgcaattaAAAAGAGATGAGGGGAAATGGGATCTCCCTGTCTAATACCTCTCGTGGGTTTAAATTGTTGTAGCCTCTCTCCATTAAATAAGACAGAGAAAGATACGGAGTTAATCATACCCATCATCGTGTTGATCCATGACTGATCAAAACCCAGCTTAACCATTACTGCCTGCAAATATGGCCACTCCAACctatcataggccttcatcatatcaagcttaagTGCATAGAAACTATTGCTCTTCGACCTATTCCTCTTCATAAAGTGAAGGCACTCATAAGCGCATATGATGTTGTCGGTGATGAGCCTTCCCGGCACAAAGGCCGATTGTTCCTAGGAGATAATATCAGGCAGAATCTGTTTCAGTCTGTTTGCTATCACCTTAGAAGCTATTTTGTAAAGGACATTGCACAAGCTTATTGGCCTGAACTGAGACATCATTGTCGGGCTAGCTATTTTGGGGATGAGGACTAATACAGCCTCATTAATTGCTTCAACACTCTCCTCCCCTTGACAATCCGTAGTACAACATTAGTTGCTTCCTCTCCACACAGGTCCCAGTGCCTCTGGTAAAAATGAGCAAGAAATCCGTCAGGCCCCGGTGCCTTTGTCGGGAACATCTGGTAAAGAGCAACTTTCACCTCTTCGCGAGTGTAGGGAGCACACAAGACTGCATTCATCTCTGGAGTTAcctttgaaggtacatggtttgtcACCTCTTCTATGCCCTGAACCCCTTCAGTGGTATAAAGATTTTCATAAAACTCTTGTACCAAAGCCTTAAGCTGCGTTGGTTCACTCACCTGCACCCCCAAGGCATTAGAAAGGGCTTTTATCATGTTCTTTCTCCTCCTCAGACTGGCCCTCATGTGGAAAAATCTGGTGTTCCTGTCCCCTGCGGTTAACCACTCTACCCTGGCCCTCTGCCTCCACATGAGCTCCTCGCGGTAGTACAATTCGACCAAGTTCTCATTCATCTTCAGCTCTCGGTGGCTCGGTCTGTCACGCAAAGGATCATTCCTCGGTCTGCCATCACCTCGGCTGATCCGGGGGTTCAGAGATGTCCACATCAGCAGGCCGGGAGAACCTCTCCAGCCCGGTCCCAGACCGTTCCGGCACGCGTGCGTTCTTGTCGACGCTAGCCACAATTTTTCCCCAGCGCTACTCTCACTACTTCTGCTACGCTTGGACTTCCCCTCCAAAAAAGGAAAATGCTACGCTAGGATTCCATTGACTGACCTGACCACAGCAGCCGCCATGCATGGGCACCACGAGATCAGCTCCAGCAGCGGAGGCAGCAGCCCGACCTCCCTCTCCGACCCCTCCATCGACAGCGACGACGGCTCCGCCACCACCGACGAGTACTGCCCCGACGACCCGCGCGAGTTCCGGCGCCACGTCTCTTTTTTCTCCCCGTCTGTGCTCGCCGAGGTCGACCCCAGCAGCTTCCGTCcgatctcctcgtcctcctcctgcgtCCTGGCCGACGTCGACAAGCACCTGCAGCGCATGGTCCTCCTCCTCCCagccttctccgccgccgccaccgctccgCGTGCCGACGCGCTGCGTCAATGGCTTGCCGGCTTTGACGTCGGCTGGGTGCTGGACATGGACGACCGCCGAAGCCTCCCGCGGCGGGAGGTCGGGAGGAGGGTCAGGGCGTGGGCGCAGGCGCTCGGCACCATGGAACGCGTTTTCCGCCACCGGCACCGGAAGGTCCGCAACCCGGTCAACGACGCAGCGGCGGGGGAGCTGGCGGCGCTGGGGCAGCTCGCGGCCGAAAGCGCCGGCGCGATGCTGAGGCTGGCTGGTTCCGTCGTCGCGCTTGGGAGCTCCCCGTCGaagctgctggcggcgctcgacgTGCACTCCCCGGTCTCGGTGGCCTACCCCGGCCTCGCCAGGATGTTCTCGTGGCCCCCCTACCACCCCGTCACGGCCGCGTCCGACGCCGCGCTGGCCGGCCTGGTGGACGCGTCCCGGCGCTGCGTGCGCGACCTCAGGGCGTTCATACGCGCGCCCCAGTACCCGTGGCGGATGCCGCAGGGCGGCGAGGTGCACCCGTGCGTCGGCTTCTGGATGGGCTACTTCCGCTGCATGCTGCGCAACCGCGTGCCCCTCTACTTCGTCCTCGCCGCCGGCAACGGCGACGCCGACACCGACTCGCCGCCAACGACGCCGCTCGCGCCCGACGAGAGCGGCCTGGTGACGGAGCTGATCTCGTGCCTGGAGGCCGTGCTGGAGGAGCAGTCCGCCGCGCTCGCGTTCCCAGGGCTAAGGCATATCTTCATGCTGAACAACACGAGCGCCATCCTGCGCCGCGCCGTGCGCTCCGACCTCAGCATGCTCCTGCCGCCCAGCTGGGTGCTCGTCCGCGAGGAGCGCATGGAGGGTTACATCAAAGCTTACCTGCAGGTTTCCTGGGGGACCGTCGTGTCGCGCCTTGACGGGAAGCCAGGAGCCCTGAACGCCCTCCGGCGACGGAACCCGCTGAGCGCATTTTACCTGGCGTTGGAGAACGCGTGCAGCATGCAGAGAGGCTGGAAGGTGCCCAGCCCAGCGCTGCGGGCCGCCCTCCGGAGTACCGTGTCGGGGAATGTCGTGCCGGCATACCGTCGGTACCTCGACGACCACCCGGAGGTTGAGGTGCCGGCAGGGCGCACCGCGGAGGAGCTGGAGAATCAGTTGTCGGAGCTGTTCGAAGGCTAGTAGACTGAAAGCTTCGCACTGCATGTTGTATCTGAAATTCTGAGCCAGAGACCAGCTTGTGCTGGCGCCTATCCACTTGCAACTGGATTCAGAAACTCTCAATGTACTACGTAGAAGCATTCAGTTTTGCAGCAAAGATAGATGGTTAAACACTACCAATACACAAACACCTGAATCCCCAAAACCGCTGCAACACCCATCATATGCTGACatttaagagagagagagacagagacagaTGCAGTACCAACAAATGGCAGAAGTCTTTCTATTGACAAACACGGCATATGTAAGCAAACAACGGAATACAGAGCGATCAATGGTGAAAACAGAATCGGCATGTTTGCATTGTTGACTAGAAAGTGAAAAGAAGGCATTTACATGGCTTCCCTTCCATGCTGGTGAACTACAGATCTTTGAACAACCTCGCCGTCTAAGTTTATCAACAGGGTTTCCTGACAAGTTCACAAAAGAAGGGTTACATGCAAATTCTAGTGTTTCAATCTGAtattcagaaaagaaaaaaaaaggagcaaCTGTCAGTCTAAACTCACCATCTCTAGAGGGCTGACTCTATGCAAGAAgaaaccatctaaatccgtttgatcTCCAGGGATGGGGTTTTGAATATATGACATTGAATTGTCATGATGGAAGTGTCCACAAGAACCACCAGTGCTTACATATGCATTCTGTATACCAAGCAGCCAAGGATAAGCAATCACTGATGTGAAGTTTTCATCGACAAAGAGAATAGAAAAATTACAGCTTcttccagaaaagaaggaattacCACTGCGTATTTTTCAAAAATATGCCGGAGTGGCTCATAGATCTTTGTTGTTTTTGTTGTGTGCACCTCATTGCAATCAACTAATGGATCATATCCAACAACTATTTTCCTGGCTTAAAATAAAAATAATGTTAGACATTATGACCTTAATACAGAAATGTGTGCATACATGTTCATGTGTCACTTTTGCAATAAGCATAGTAATTCCTTCAGTATTTTTTTTTCTTGAAAGAGATTATTTAGTATTTTCTTATACTATGTTCAAGCTGATGCTGAGTTGCTGGCCCTCTAATTCTTCTATGAATTGAACATACACTTACACAGTCCACTTATGAAGAATATATATGCATTGTTTTTCCAGAACATGAAGACAGATTAGTAATGCAGCTCATACGAGCAGGAGGAACTAGTGCATAGACTAGAATCATTTCTTCCTTCAACAatacaaaaacaattgttaaacagGCATATTCGACCAGTAGTAAACATATACCAGTTATTGCTGGTCAGCGCTAGTGTTTGCTCCAGCCATGTAATTTGTTCCCTGCTAGAATTGCTCATTTTGCCATCATGCAGAAGATCCTTTAACCAAATGAGAAAATCAATCAGAAAGAATCCATAAAGGCCAGCCTATTCCACGATATCGCACAAACTCTCCATATAAAGCAATCCAAGCACTAATTTAAATTGCAACCATATTGTGCCAAAAAAGATTGCAGAGTCCTGAACTAATCAGTGCAAGGGGGATAATAAGGAGGTAAAAAACAATACTCAAGTAAAGATAGAATAATTGATGATCATTATTGATTGCAGGATGCTGACATAATCACATACTCAGTGCACAGACAACGTGTTGTTTATCAGATAAGTTGCCTGCTACAAGAAATTCAAAACTGTTTACCAATAAAATATAATACCTCAAGAGGCCCTGTATCAACACCAACAATTTCCAGAATTTGGTCGTATGGCATCTTCACTTTCTTCAAGAAATTACTAACAATCTGCCCATGTGATGTAGTGGAATACCTGAGGATGAAGCGGATTTTCATGTCATACAATGCACACACATCAGAGAGCAAACCATATGAGATTTCAGATAGGAATAACTAGTATACCAGGGGATATTCAGAGCTTGGAAGTGCAGAGAACCCTGGAAGACAGAAAGAGAAATAGAGCACAAGTTAGAATTTGGTTTATTTAGTTGGGCCAACTGAAATCTCTCTGATACCTACAACATCACTAATGGAGAACGGTATGCTTCACACATTTACAAAGTATTCCAGTATTATTACTTTATTAGCATGAATTAAAGTACTTACATTTTGCCCAAGTGGGTCATCGCCAAATCGGGCAACATCCAGCACTAACTTGACTTCATAAACCTTTGTTGTGCTTTCCATCTTCATAAAAATACATATATATGCATTATTAAGAATTAAACCCACAATACATTGCTAGAATATGAATCTGATGTTGTCTTCTTCAAGACAGGGAAAGAGCAAAATTGTTAACCAATGTCACATGACACTAAACATTCCCAGTCCACACGAAGCATATAAAAATAGAACTGTGTCACTTCCTTTGAGATCTAGAGCACAATGTGCCAGGAAAGGATGGTTGGAAAATAAAATGTGCCAGGAAAGGGTTGGTAGAGAATCAGACTAATTCGTCGCTTAGTTATGTGAACACAGTACACTGGATCATTAACTAATCGATGGCCATGAGTCGGGTTAGATCATGATGGGCACATGTGCCTCACTAGGGGCAAACATGTTGCATGTTCCATCCCAGGTAAGTCCAATGACCACCCTATAGATTATCATCGGATACCAGTCCTAGATCTGCAAATGTGTAGGCCATCACCTGATTGAGCAGAATCAGTGACATCGTGCAGGCAGTAACCTCCAACGAGCACAGCACACCACACACATACAGTAAGCAAATCCACATCAAAATGGCGAAACCCCTTCTTTCTCAATGAGCCCCTTTTAGTTAACAACTACAAGGATGAATAAACTTTTCCAAATACTATGAATTTCACAGAGATGCTTGGCCATATTAACTGATGAAAATTTTATTCGGCTACAGTTACCAAATACTAGCAATTTTCTATAACAGCATCACGAACACGAAGCAATCTACCATCGTGGTCGGTTACAATTTCTTCAGTGGCACACTCGGCGCAGTAACTACAGTTCGCAGCACCACGCTGAAAAGTGAAAACGAACGGAAACACGCTACGAACAGGATGCGGTTGGACGGAACAGAGAGCGCGCGCGCCAAGCAATTCCCCCGGCACCGGCAGAGGCGAATCAGAGCGCCCAAATGATGACAAATCGAAGCGCAACGAGGAGAGGATGCGGAAGACGAGAAATCGAACGCGGAGACCGTACAGATGCACACGCACGCACCTGCCTCAGGAGGCGCGCCTGGTCAGCGGGCGTCCGCGCGCCGCCCGCGACGCTGAGGAAGgtgaggccgccgccgccgacgcccagcGCGCCCCCGCCCCGCGGCCGGAGCTGCGGCTCGCCGAGGTTGAAGGCCGCGTAGAGCGCGAGGCAGAGCGCGGCCTGAACGGCCACCGTGCGGCGCCACGGCGGCCGCCGCCGCTCCTGCAGCTCGGCGGCTGATTCCACTTCCATGGCCCGTCGCGGCCTCGTCAATGCCGCTTGCCTCGTCGCAGCGGTGGGCGGAGACTACCGTTAAGATCGCACGCCCACACGTCCTTTTGTTCTGACGAGAAAAAGGATTAAAAAAATCAGTTCCTGTTTTCTCTTCTCGGCTGAGATGCGATCGTTCGGCGAATCGGTTAGCTGGACACTGATATCCTCAACCTACCCTGGTTCAAATCTTGATGTTCGCATTATTCCtgcatttatttcagaatttctggcgatgcgctttcagtagaaggagacgttcccgtcgacgacgaggcgcctacgacgacttcgtaaatctcaagatgatgtgccggctcagtctttcagagATGCTTATAGGGATAGGAGGTGCGTGTTTGCGTTCATAAGGTATATGAGGGTTTGTGTCtatactgatgctaaaaaaaaatgTGATCGTTCTCTCCTCTCTCTGCGTCTCGGATAGTCAGATGCTCGGGGCGAAGAGGTTTGCAAAGTGTCGCGGTGGTGATCCATGATAAAAAAATGGATATCTTTTCGGGGTCACGTCGCGGTCCCACCAGATACGTAGTGCAGGTGAACAGCTGTCGAGACATGTTTGCTCGCTGGTCGAGGTTGAGTTGGCGAGCTCCTTTCCTGTCTTCTCGCCATCGCTTCCCGTTCTCGGCTCTGGCGAAGCTCCAAGTTTGATTCCGTTTGAACACGGTGGGGTTTCCCTTGCAgcattttttattttgattttttgatcaacgttagagcaactccaacggaccGACCCAAACAGATGACATTTTTGTCtgtttttgtccgtttgggtcggccatcCGTCTGACATCCGTCATGTTTTATATTTGAATCAGCAGTGCACCCAACGCACCGCCCCATATGTGGTGGCGTGGCCGGCTAGCCGCCTTATTTCAACAAATAACTCATTTTTGCATTGTTTCGCAAACAACTTTTGCATTCAAATATATAGTCAAATAATATAGTTTCAACCGGATAAAatagtactccttccgttcctaaatatacggtgtatagtttttggcacgaaaattaaagaacgcatgtggagggaaaattttacaagttttgggtgagattacacctgactaattggcatgagaaaataaagaagcttgcctaatataaggaaatgtaatcgaATCCCAAAAAAAATTATCCATACGAGTGGTGCAactcaatacaccttatattttgggtttttcctcaaaaatctatacaccttatatcaaggaacggggGGAGTATAGTTCTTTCActcccttgccaagcagaaggacagttcttccactcccagtgtatgcagtctatgctgccaagcatccctgggaagccccgcTGGCATTCATTgccaacaaacgggttgtatctttatgagtcggctctctcaagtactcagggccaaacacagcaataacagcctTGCGGAACTTATATAGGGAgcctaggcatgtagactcgctcatacgaacgtactcgtcaatgagatcatcgggca
The sequence above is drawn from the Triticum aestivum cultivar Chinese Spring chromosome 7A, IWGSC CS RefSeq v2.1, whole genome shotgun sequence genome and encodes:
- the LOC123153117 gene encoding exocyst complex component EXO70B2-like; translation: MAASTTTSSFLFDEGKHDFSELRPLQQRDTRTTTYNSTKFSFIFSSRWLGLSRKGSFLGLPSPRLIRGFRDVHISRPGEPLQPGPRPFRHACVLVDASHNFSPALLSLLLLRLDFPSKKGKCYARIPLTDLTTAAAMHGHHEISSSSGGSSPTSLSDPSIDSDDGSATTDEYCPDDPREFRRHVSFFSPSVLAEVDPSSFRPISSSSSCVLADVDKHLQRMVLLLPAFSAAATAPRADALRQWLAGFDVGWVLDMDDRRSLPRREVGRRVRAWAQALGTMERVFRHRHRKVRNPVNDAAAGELAALGQLAAESAGAMLRLAGSVVALGSSPSKLLAALDVHSPVSVAYPGLARMFSWPPYHPVTAASDAALAGLVDASRRCVRDLRAFIRAPQYPWRMPQGGEVHPCVGFWMGYFRCMLRNRVPLYFVLAAGNGDADTDSPPTTPLAPDESGLVTELISCLEAVLEEQSAALAFPGLRHIFMLNNTSAILRRAVRSDLSMLLPPSWVLVREERMEGYIKAYLQVSWGTVVSRLDGKPGALNALRRRNPLSAFYLALENACSMQRGWKVPSPALRAALRSTVSGNVVPAYRRYLDDHPEVEVPAGRTAEELENQLSELFEG
- the LOC123153137 gene encoding uncharacterized protein isoform X2, with the translated sequence MEVESAAELQERRRPPWRRTVAVQAALCLALYAAFNLGEPQLRPRGGGALGVGGGGLTFLSVAGGARTPADQARLLRQMESTTKVYEVKLVLDVARFGDDPLGQNGSLHFQALNIPWYSTTSHGQIVSNFLKKVKMPYDQILEIVGVDTGPLEDLLHDGKMSNSSREQITWLEQTLALTSNNWKIVVGYDPLVDCNEVHTTKTTKIYEPLRHIFEKYAVNAYVSTGGSCGHFHHDNSMSYIQNPIPGDQTDLDGFFLHRVSPLEMETLLINLDGEVVQRSVVHQHGREAM
- the LOC123153137 gene encoding uncharacterized protein isoform X1 translates to MEVESAAELQERRRPPWRRTVAVQAALCLALYAAFNLGEPQLRPRGGGALGVGGGGLTFLSVAGGARTPADQARLLRQVRACASMESTTKVYEVKLVLDVARFGDDPLGQNGSLHFQALNIPWYSTTSHGQIVSNFLKKVKMPYDQILEIVGVDTGPLEDLLHDGKMSNSSREQITWLEQTLALTSNNWKIVVGYDPLVDCNEVHTTKTTKIYEPLRHIFEKYAVNAYVSTGGSCGHFHHDNSMSYIQNPIPGDQTDLDGFFLHRVSPLEMETLLINLDGEVVQRSVVHQHGREAM